Within Cyanobacteriota bacterium, the genomic segment ATCCGGCGAATCAATACACGGAGCCATACCGCCAAACGGTGCGTCTTGGTGATGATTTAGAGACCATTATTGTTGAAACAATCATGGCTGCACGATCGACGGTTGATGTAGCCGTGCAGGAGTTGCGATCGCCCAAGATTGCCCAAGCTCTGCGCGATCGGCATCAGGCAGGGGTGCGCGTGCGAGTGGTCGTAGAAAATACCTATGCTCGTCCCTGGAGTAGTTTCACACCAGAGGAGGTTGCTAACCTGTCAAAGCGAGAACAGGAGCGCTATCGGGAAGCCCTTCAGTTGCTGGATATGGATGGAGATGAGCAACTGAGTTCTAGGGAAATCAATCAACGGGATGCCCTTGTCATTTTACGAACGGCTGGTGTACCTATAATCGACGACACAGCCGATGGCAGCAGAGGCAGCAACTTGATGCATCACAAATTTGTCGTAGTGGATAATCAACAGGTGATTGTTACATCAGCTAACTTTACAACCAGCGACCTACACGGGGATTTTAGCAAGCCTGCTAGTCGCGGCAATGCCAACAATCTACTGCGGATTGATAGCCAAGAATTAGCTACTCTCTTCACCCAGGAAATGAATCTAATGTGGGGTGATGGCCCTGGAAACAGGCTAAACAGCCGCTTCGGCATCAAAAAGCCCTTTCGTCCAGCACGACAGGTGAGGTTGGGCAATACTCGAATAACAGTACAGTTTTCACCTGTGCGTCGGCAAGTATCCTGGCAG encodes:
- a CDS encoding phospholipase D-like domain-containing protein codes for the protein MAATACQQSSGQVNVTNNTVSPRMTPLPQDISVEAYFNHNPANQYTEPYRQTVRLGDDLETIIVETIMAARSTVDVAVQELRSPKIAQALRDRHQAGVRVRVVVENTYARPWSSFTPEEVANLSKREQERYREALQLLDMDGDEQLSSREINQRDALVILRTAGVPIIDDTADGSRGSNLMHHKFVVVDNQQVIVTSANFTTSDLHGDFSKPASRGNANNLLRIDSQELATLFTQEMNLMWGDGPGNRLNSRFGIKKPFRPARQVRLGNTRITVQFSPVRRQVSWQASGNGLIGKTLAMANQSVNLALFVFSEQTLANILEQRHQNGVQINALIDPGFAYRYYSDGLDMLGVQLSNNCKFPLGNRPWQNPVTTVGVPRLLPGDLLHHKMAVVDKHVVITGSQNWSTAANYGNDETIIVVESPLVAAHYQREFERLFDRAILGVPPAIRRKIEKDQQACRNLRAESSTLGVMVNTS